Sequence from the Microbacterium faecale genome:
CGCAGATCGCGACGGACGCGCTCGCGACGATCAGCCAGACGGCCGGATCCGCGCTCGCCGACGTGCGCGTGCTGCTCGCCCAGCTACGGCACCGCGAGGCAGACGGGCCGCAGCCGACGCTCGCCGATCTCGACGCGCTGTTCGCGCAGGTGCGGCAGGCCGGCGTGACCCTCGCCGTCGACATCGACCCGGCGCCGCGCGGCGACGTGCCCGCGGCGGTGCAGCTCGCGGTGTACCGGATCCTGCAGGAGGCGCTCACGAACGCGTTGCGCCACGGTGACGGCGGGACGGTCGACGTCCGCCTCGCCTGGCATCCCGGATCCGTCGCGCTCGCCGTCGACAACGCGGCGAGCGCGTCGCCGCTCGAGCCGCGTGGATCGCAACTCGAGCCACGGGGGATCCTCGCGGAGCCGCGCGGACCCCAGCTCGACCGGCGCGGCGCCCACGGCGACTCGCGCGGCGAGGAGGGGAGCCGGACCACGGGGCATGGCATCATCGGGATGCGCGAGCGTGCACAGCTCGCCGGCGGGACGCTCGAGGTGGAGCACGCCGACGGCCGGTTCGCCGTACGCGCACAGATCCCGTGGAAGGAAGAGGCATGATCGGCGTCGCCCTCGTGGACGATCAGTCGCTGTTCCGCGCGGGCATTCGCATGCTCGTCGACTCGCAGCCGGACATGCGGATCATCGGCGAGGCGGGTGATGGCCGCGCCGGCATCACGCTCGTGGACCAGGAGCGGCCCGATATCGTCCTCATGGACATCCGCATGCCCGTCATGGACGGGATCGAGGCGACGAGGGAGATCCTCACGCGACCGGATCCGCCGCGCATCATCATGCTCACGACCTTCGACCTCGATGAGGCAGCGGCACGCGCGATCCGCGGCGGTGCGAGCGGGTTCCTCCTCAAAGACGCCGACCCGGAGTTCCTCCTCGCCGCGATCCGCGGCGTGCACACCGGCTCGAGCGTCATCGCGGCGGCCGAGACGCGGGAGCTTTTCGCCCACTATGCCGACCGCAAGCCGGTCCCCGAGGTCTTCGCCCGTCTCACCGAACGCGAGCGCGAGATCTTCGGCCTCGCCGCACGCGGGTTGAACAACGCGGAGATCGCCGCGCGCGAGTTCCTCAGCGAGGCGACGGTGAAGACGCACATCAGCCGGATCCTCACCAAGCTCGCCCTGCGCGATCGCGTGCAACTGGTGGTCTTCGCCCACGACCACGGCCTCACCGGCTGACCCGGCATCGCGCTCGCCCTCGCACACCGCCCTCCCAACACGACGCCGCCGGTCCCGCGAAAGTTCGCACGAACCGCCGCGCCAGGCTCGCTCCGGACGCGAAGCGACTGCGTTGAGGTGGACGCGAACGTCATCCTTTCGATGTACGAGGATCACCCCACCGCCCGATGTCCCGACCCGGCGGCGGAAAATACCGTCGGAGGTATGGAGAACACAGAGGGTCTCGCGGCCCGCGTCATCGACCTCACGAAGAGCTTCGGATCCGGTTCGGGCGCCGTCACCGCGCTCGACGCGGTCAACGTCGGCATCCGCCGCGGCGAGTTCACGGCGATCATGGGGCCGAGCGGCTCCGGCAAGTCGACGCTCATGCACATCATGGCGGGCCTCGACGACCCCACTCAGGGTCGCGCCTGGATCGGCGACACCGAGATCACGGGGCTCGGCGACCGCGAGCTCACGCTGCTGCGGCGTCGCAAGGCCGGGTTCGTGTTCCAGTCGTTCAACCTCGTGCCGACGCTCGATGTCAAAGCCAACATCCTGCTGCCGTTCGACCTCGACGGGCGCCGCCCGACGGCGGCCGAGCAGCACCTCGTGCAGGATCTCGTCTACGACCTCGGTCTGGGCGACCGCCTGACGCACCGTCCCCACCAGCTCAGCGGCGGACAGCAGCAGCGCGTCGCGATCGTGCGCGCCCTGGCCACGGCGCCCGACGTCGTCTTCGCGGACGAGCCGACCGGCAACCTCGACTCCCGCACGGGGCGTGAGGTGCTGCGGATCCTGCGTCGAGCGAGCGAGGGCGGTCAGAGCATCGTGATGGTAACGCACGACCCTATTGCCGCGAGCTACGCCGACCGCGTGCTGTTCCTCGGCGATGGCCGGGTCGTCGCCGACAAGCCCCGCCAGAGCGCCGAGCAGATCTCCGAGCACATGCTCCGCAGCGAGATGGCGGCCGTCGCGTGAGCGCCGTCGCCTTCGAAGCGCCGGACCGCGCCGGGGTGCTCGACGCCCCGGCGCGCGGCGCCTCCCTCACCTTCCTCCGCGAGCGGGGGATGGGCGCGAGCGTGCTCGTCACGGCGCTGTCGTCCGGCTTCGGCGTCGCGCTGCTCGCTCTCGCCACCTACGTCGGCTTCCTCGCCCAGGAGTACATGGGCTACGGCGGCACCGTCGGGGTGATGGTCACCGTGCTCACGGTGCTGTTCATCGTGATCGCGATGTACGTCGCCGCCATCGTCACCGCGAACACCTTCGCGACGATCGTGGCCGGCCGCACGCGGCAGATCGCGCTGATGCGGCTGATCGGATCCACGGCCCGCGACGAGCGCCGAAAGGTCGCGAACCAGGGGCTGGTCGTCGGCGTCATCGGATCCGTCATCGGCCTCGTCGTCGGCGTCGCGGTCGCGTACGCCGGACCCGCGATCGCCGAGAGCGTGCTGTCCGCGCCGGCGTACGAGGACCCCGTGACGCTCTGGATGCTGCTGCCGATCCCGGCGGTCATCCTCACGACATGGGTCGCGGCGTGGGGCGGATCCCGTCGCGTGCTGAGCGTCACACCGAACGAGGCGCTCGGGGGAGCGGTCGCCCGCACGCACGCCGACCAGGCGGGGCGCCGCGGACGCAACGGCGCCGCGATGACGCTTGGAATCCTCGGGATCCTGCTGCTCACGGCGGGCCTCGTGCTCGGGCTGTACACGCCGCTCGCGGTCCTCATCGCGTTCGTGGGCGGTCTGCTGTCGTTCACGGCGCTCGTGATGGCGTCGGCCGCGATCATGCCGCCGATCCTGCGGCTCGTCGGGCGCGCGTTCGGCGGATCCGCGACGGCGCGTATGGCGGCACAGAACGCGCTGCGCTACCCGGAGCGGTCCAGTCGCATGTCGATCGGGGTCGTCGTGGGCGTCACGCTCGTCGTGATGCTGGCGGTCGCCGCCGAGACGTTCGAGCGGATCCTGCTCGTCGGCGTGCCCCCGGACGAGGCCGAGGCGACCGGCATCTCGGGGTTCATCGACATGCTCTCCGGGGTCATGATGGGGCTCGTCGGGTTCGCCGGTGTCATCGCCGCGGTCGGGCTGGTCAACCTGCTCACGATCGGCGTCGTGCAGCGCCGCGCCGAGCTCGGCCTGCTGCGTGCGCTGGGGCTGTCGATCGGACAGATCCGCCGCATGGTGCTGCTCGAGGCAGTGCACATCACGCTCTCCTCGACGCTCCTCGGCCTCGCGCTGGGCGTCGCCTACGGCTGGATCGGCGCGCAGTCGACCACCGGATCCGTGCCGGAGGGCGGGCTGCTCATCGCGCCCGCGATCCCGTGGATCCCCGTCGCGATCGTGGTCGCCGCGGTGGCGGTGCTGACCATCGTCGCCTCGGTCGCGCCGACGCGCCTGGCCACCCGCATCAGCCCGGTCGAGGCCCTCGCCGTGGAGTGACCCCGCCTCGCGGTAGCGGGCGCGCAACCTTCCACAGATGGCTCTAAAACGCGCGAGTTGGAGCCATTTGTGGAATGTGGGCGCCCGGGACGCCGTGGATCGGAGGCCTTACGACGACCGGCCGGCGTCGTGGAAGGCGCGTTGCAGGGCAGCGCGCACCGCGACGACGCCGCGGGATCCGGCGGACGCCTCGCGAGCGGAGGTGAAGATCTCGCGCGTGGGGGCGTCGGGCAGGTCGATCAACCGCACGGGGCTCTCATCGCCGGCGAGCAGTTGTTCCGGCAGCAGGCCGACCGCCCGCCCGGCCGAGATCATGCGCAGCTGCGCGAGCAGGTCGGCCGCGCTGTAGCGGACGTCGGGTTCGAATCCGATCGCGCGGCACTGCTGCACAGACCACGCGTGCACGGCGGTGCCGCGCGGCTCCATCACCCATGCCTCATTGGCGGCCTCCGCGAGGGAGGTCACCGCCGAGGAGTGACCGACCGCGAGGCGAATCGGGTCGCTGCCGAGCGCCACGCGGTCGAGTCCGGCGACGTGCTCGCGGGTGTGCCCCGGGTACTGCTCCGCGATCACGAGGTCGAACCCGCGGGCGGCGACCTCGAACAGGCCCTCCTCGGGTGGCACGACCGCGATCTCGACGCGCATGCCGGGGTGGGTCGTCTCGAGGATCTCCAGCGTTCGGGGCAGGAGTGCGCGGGCCGACGTCTGCAGGGCCGCGATGCGCACGGGCGCGGGCATGGGGTTGTCCACGTCGAGCTCGGCCCGCGCCCGCTCCTCGAGCGCCAGTACCTCGGCCGCATGCGCCGCCACGGTCTCGCCCTGAGCGGTCAGGCGCACACGGCGGCCGTCAGCCTGCAGCAGCGGAACGCCGACCTCGCTCTCGAGCTGGGCGAGCTGCTGCGACACGGTCGACGGGGCGTAGCTGAGCGCCGCGGCGACGGCGGTGATCGTGCCGCGCAGCTGCAGCTCGCGCAGGAGCAGCAGGCGGTGCGAACTCCACGGGGCGCTCATGGATCCGACGTTACCTGCCGATCCATTCCCGAGAGGATGACTTTTCGTCGACGCGAGGCCCTCATTGCCGGATCCGCCCTCGCGCGACGCGAAAGTCCTCTGCTCGCGACCCATCGCCGCGGCCGAACGGATCCGTTCGGCAGAAGGGGGTAGATCGCGCGCGGGGTCAGCGGGAGGATGAGGGCGGGTGCCGACGATGCGCCCGGAACAAGAACGTTCGAGCTTTCCGAATGGATTCCTTCGAAACTTTGCGCTTTACCTGACGGTTATTCGGGCGCACGATGGAATCACCATCGGAGAAGAGGTGACCTTCATGACCATCGAACAGGGTGGATCGACGCAGTTCTCGGCCCCAGACGTGACTGCGCGGCTCGACAGGGCGCTTGCGGACGAGGCGATCGCACAGGTGCGTACGTGGCTGATCGAGGCGCGAGCGGAGAAGGTCGATTCGGCAGCCAAGAACCTCGCCGGCGTGCTGAGCGACCCCAAGGGCCTCGACTTCGCCGTCGGATTCGTCGACGGTGTCGTGCAGCCCGAGGATCTCCACGTCGCCGCGCGCAACTTCCAGCGCGTCTCGCGCGACGTCCCCCGCTTCCTGCCCGCGCCCCTGCGCGGTCTCGTCCGCCTGGGCGGAGCCGTCGCCCCGATGTTCCCGCCGATCGTCGTGCCGATCGCGCGCAAGGTGTTGCGCGAGATGGTGCGCCACCTCATCGTCGACGCGAGCGAGAAGGGCCTCGGCCCGGCGCTCAAGAAGATCGGCGGCGAGGGCACGCGACTCAACATCAACCTGCTCGGCGAGGCGATCCTCGGCCAGCGCGAGGCCGACAAGCGCGTCGCCGACACGATCCGTCTCATCGAGCGCGACGACGTCGAGTACGTCTCGATTAAGGTCTCGTCGACCGTCGTGCCGCACAGCCTCTGGGCCCACGACCAGGCTGTCGCCGAGGCCGTCGAGGCGCTCGCGCCGGTGTTCCGCGCCGCGGTCGCCAACGACACGTTCGTCAACCTCGACATGGAGGAGTACAAGGATCTCGACGTCACGCTCGACGTGTTCCAGCAGATCCTCGACCGCGACGAATTCCAGCGCTCGCGCGCGGGCATCGTGCTGCAGGCGTACCTGCCCGACTGCCTCGCCGCGATGATCCGGCTGCAGGAATGGGCGGCGACGCGCGTCGCAAACGGCGGATCCGCGGTGAAGGTGCGCGTCGTCAAGGGCGCGAACCTGCCGATGGAGCAGGTCGAGGCCGAGACGCACGGCTGGCCGCTCGCGACCTGGCAGTCGAAGCAGCACACCGACGCCGGCTACAAGCAGGTGCTCGACTACGCGCTCACCCCCGAGCGCATCGCGAACGTGCACGTCGGCGTCGCGGGCCACAACCTCTTCGACGTCGCGCTCGCAAAGCTGCTCGCCGAGCGGCGCGGCATCCAGATCGCCCCCGGATCCGGCGTCGAGTTCGAGATGCTGCTCGGCATGGCGACCCAGCAGGCGGCCGTCGTCCGTCGCGACGTCGGCGAGCTGCTGCTCTACACGCCGGTCGTGCATCCCAGCGAGTTCGATGTCGCGATCGCCTACCTGGTTCGCCGTCTCGAGGAGGGCGCGAGCTCGGACAACTTCATGTCGGCGGTGTTCGACATCGACAGCGACGAGCGGCTGTTCCAGCGTGAGCGGGAGCGCTTCCTCACCTCAGTCGACATGATGCCGACAGAGGTGCCGGAGCCGAACCGCGTCATGGATCGCCGCGAGCCGCAGCCCGACGGTCCCCGCGGCGAGTTCCGCAACACCCCCGACACGGATCCGGCGGTCGATGCGAACCGCGACTGGGCCGCCGACATCCGCGCACGCATGCAGGAGTCGGACCTCGGCAACGCGACGATCGAGGAGGCGACGCTCTCGTCCCCCGAGGCGCTCGACGAGACGATCGCCGGCGCCTTCGCTGCCGCCGACGAGTGGCGAGCGCGCCCGCTCGCCGAGCGCGTCGAGATCCTACACCGCGCCGGTGACGAGCTGCAGCGGCGTCGCGGCGACCTGCTCGAGGTCATGGGATCCGAGTGCGGCAAGGTCGTCGAACAGGGCGACCCCGAGGTGAGCGAGGCGATCGACTTCGCCCACTTCTACGCTCGCAGTGCCGAGAAGCTCGCGGAGGTCGACGGGGCCGAATACGTTCCCGCGAAGGTGACCGCCGTCATCCCGCCGTGGAACTTCCCCGCCGCGATCCCGGCTGGCGGTGCGCTCGCGGGGCTGGCGAGCGGATCCGCCGTGATCTTCAAGCCGGCCCGTCAGGCCGCCCGCACCGGCGCCGTCATCGCCGAGGCACTCTGGGCCGCCGGCGTGCCGCGCGAGGTGCTGCGCCTCGTACGCCTCGACGGCCGCGACCTCGGCGAGCAGCTGCTCGCGGATGAGCGGGTCGACCAGGCGATCCTCACGGGCGCATACGAGACGGCCGAGCTGTTCCGCTCGTTCCGTCAGGACCTGCCGCTGTACGCCGAGACGAGCGGCAAGAACGCCATCATCGTCACGCCGAGCGCCGACTTCGACCTCGCGGCGAAGGACATCGCGTACTCCGCGTTCGGGCACGCCGGGCAGAAGTGCTCGGCCGCGTCGCTCGTGGTCCTCGTCGGATCCGTGTCGAAGAGCGAGCGCTTCCGTCGCCAGCTGCTCGACGCCGTCGACGGCTACGAGGTCGGCTATCCGTGGGCCGAGGGCGCGCGGATCGGACCGGTCATCGCCCCCGCCGAGGGCAAGCTCCTGCGCGGGCTGACGAAGCTCGAGCCGGGGCAGAAGTGGGTGATCGAGCCGCAGCAGCTCGACGACTCGGGTGCGCTGTGGTCGCCCGGTATCCGCGAGAACGTCGAGCGCGGCAGCGAGTTCCACCTGACCGAGTACTTCGGGCCGATCACGGGCATCATGACGGCCGAGACGCTCGAGGAGGCGGTCTCGATCGTCAACGACATCGAGTACGGCCTGACGAGCGGTCTGCACTCCCTCGACGTCGACGAGATCCAGCAGTGGCTCGGATCCGTGCAGGCGGGCAACGCGTACATCAACCGCGTCATCACGGGCGCGATCGTCGAGCGCCAGCCGTTCGGTGGATGGAAGAAGTCGGCGGTCGGCCCCGGCACGAAGGCGGGCGGGCCCAGCTACCTGTTCGGCCTGGGCACCTGGACCGACGCGCCGCAGACCTCGTCGCGGCGGGACGCGCGCGGACATGCGGATGCCGCCTCGCGCCGCGCCGTGAAGGCCCTGCCGGAGGGGGATCCCGCGTGGCTCGAGAGGGCGCTGGCGAGTGACATTCGCGCCTTCGCCGATGAGTACGGTGTCGCGCGCGACGTGCAGGGCCTCGAGCTCGAGCAGAACGTGCTGCGGTACGTGCCGACGCCGGTGACCATTCGCTACGAGGGATCTCGCGTCGAGGAACTCGTGCGCGTGGTCGCCGCCGGAGTGCGGATCGGTGCGCCGATCGATGTGTCGTCGGCCCTGCCCGTGGCGCAGGAGGTGCGCGACTATCTCGCGGACGTCGGCGTGGCGTTCCGCGTCGAGGAGGGCGCGGCCTGGGCGACGCGTGCCGCGGCGTTCGCGAAGAGTGGTGCGCGGATCCGTCTCGTCGGCGGCTCGTCGGAGCCGATCTTCCTCGCGACCGAGGGTGAGCCGAACGTCGCCGTCTACGACGGCGAGGTCACCGGATCGGGGCGCGTGGAGATGCTGCCGTTCGTGCGCGAGCAGGCGGTCTCGATCACGGCGCACCGCTTCGGCAACCCGCGCCGCTACGAGGTCCCGGTCGTCGCCGGCGGCGCCGGATCCCTCGTCGCCCACTGACCCAGCCCAATTTCAAGGGTCGCCAGAGTTTGCACGCGTGGGGCCACCCACGTTGCATTCTTTGGCGACCCATTCCATGTGGCGCGTGAAGACCGCGCGCCAACCCCATTGGGTCGCCAGAGTTTGCAGCGTCGAGGGCCTGACACCTGCATTCTTTGGCGACCCAATGGGGTGGTCAGCGGCAGAGGCGGTCGAGGGCCCCGACGAAGCGGTCGATGTCGGCGGGCTCCGTGTCCCAGCTGGTGAGCCACCGCACTTCGCCGGTCGCGTCGTTCCAGTCGTAGAACATCACGTGCTCGCGCAGGCGGTCGGCGACGCCGGGCGGCAGCGTCGCGAACACGCCGTTGGCCTCGGTGGCCTGCGTGAACCCCACGCCGGGGATCCCGCGCCCCTCGATGTCCTTGCGGAGGCGCGCGGCCATGGCGTTCGCCTGCGCGCCCGCGCGGATCCACAGGTCGTCTTCGAGCAGCGCGACGAGCTGCGCCGACACGAACCGCATCTTGCTGGCGAGCTGCATCGTGCTCTTGCGCAGAAAGTCGATCCCCGTCACCGCGCCCGGGTTCAGCACCACGACCGCCTCGGCCCCCATCGCGCCGATCTTCGTGCCGCCGAAGCTGAGCACATCGACACCGGAAAGGATCTCGCGCAACGGTCGGCCGAGAGCCGCGACGGCGTTCGCGATGCGCGCACCGTCGACGTGCACCGCGAGCCCCAACTCGTGCGCGACCTCGGCGATCTCGCCGATCTCCTCGACCGAATAGAGCGTGCCCATCTCGGTCGACTGCGTGATCGACACCACCTCCGGCACGATCGTGTGCACGCCGCGGGATCCGGCATGGCGGCGCACGAGATCGGGTGTCAGCTTCGCGTCCGGAACGTCGACCGGCACGATCTTCAGCCCGCCCACCTTCTCGGGAGCCCCGCCCTCGTCAGTGTTGACGTGCGCGAGCGCGGGCGTGATGACCCCGCCCCAGCGGCTGACCATGCTCTGCAGGGCGAGCACGTTGGCGCCGGTGCCGTTCCAGACGGGGTACACCTCGGTCTCGTCACCCAGCAACTCAGCGAATCGCCGCTGCAGTTCCGCGGTGTAGGGATCGTCGCCGTACGAGCTCACGTGACCGAGGTTGGCGATGCGCACCGCCTCGATCACCTCGGGGTGAGCCCCCGCGTAATTGTCGGAGGCGAAGGTACGGCGGGCGGCGTCATGCAGCGGTTCCACGGATCCAGAGTATGCGCCGGCGGCGACCACACGGCTCGACGCCGAGAACTCGTCAGGGGCGCGCCATGCGCAGGTCGCGCAGCATGCGGCCGCCGCGCTCCTCGGATTCGACGCCCCCGTCGAGCCGGAACCCGTGCTTCTCGTAGAACGCGATCGCACGGTTGTTGCCCTCGAGCACCCACAGGTACGCCGGATCCGCGCCAATCGCGGTGCGCAGCAGCTCGGCGCCCACACCCGCGCCGTGCGCGATCGGATCCACGTACAGCGCCCACAGTTCACGCGCGCAGGGCGCGTCGTTGTCGCGCGCGGCGCCAGCCGAGGCGAACCCGAGCACGCGTTCGCCCTCGACCGCGACGACCGTCGCGGACGTCGGAGTGTCGGTCTCGATGCCGGCGTGCCCGCCTGCGCCGGCGGTGCCCACAGTCGCGCTCGCCCCGCCGAGGATCCGCTGCCACCGCTCGGTGCGCGCAGCGACATCGAGCTCGTCGAGGAGGGCATCCGGCAGCAATCCCCGGTAGGTGGACTGCCACGTGCGCACGTGCAGGTCGGCGATCGCCGCGGCATCGGACAGTTCGGCACGGCGGATCCGGATCGGCATGGCCCGATTCTGCCACCACCGCGCGTCACGCTCCGCCCCGGCGGTCGTGTCTGACGGCGGATGACGGGCCGCGTGCATCTGAAGCCGGGCGACGCGTAGCCTGGAGGCATGACGGATCCGCGGTCTCAGTCCACCTACCAGATCCGCCTCGCGTGGGGCGCCGAGGGGCTCGCACGGTTGGCGCCCGCAGGGATCATCGTCGTGATCGACGTGATCGGATCCCCGGAGAAGCTTGCGGCCGACGCGGTGGAGCAGCCGAACGATCCGACCGTCTTCCTCGGCACGCTGCGCAACGCGACGGCCACGGCCCAGGCCGTCTACGACGAGCACCTCGCACGGGGCGGGCGCAACGCCATCAACCTCGTGCTGGTCGGCGACGACGGCGCGTTCGCTGTCGAGGACTACCTCGCCGCCGGCGCAATCGCCGACGGGCTGTCCGCCCGCGGGCTGGACCACTCGTCGCCCGATGTCGCCGTCGCCACGGAGGGGTTCCGGCCCCTGACCCGCGCGCTCAAGCACCTCGTGTCCGCGAGCGCGGCGGGTCTCGCGCTCACAGCCGAGGGCAAGGGACCCGACGCGCGTACCGCGGCCGAGCTCGACGCGGAGGCGGAGCCGACGCGCGTCATCATCGCCGAAGAAGACTGACGACGCGGAACCGCGAAACGCGCGGGCTGCGGCGGCCCGGGACCTTGCCGTCCATCGGGAAATTCGGCGAGCATCTCGAGAAATCGCGCGTATGTGCCCGATCTGGGCGGATTTCGAGATGGTCGGCGAAGCGGCCGACCGCCCAGACGTTCGGCGCACCCCGGCCTGGCCGCGGCGTCGCCGATGCGTTCGACCTACCGCGGGCGCTGGGCGGCGAGCCGATCGGCGCGGGTGATCTCCCGCCGTTGCCACCGGAACGCGAAGCGCGCGTCGAATCCGCGCGCGCACTTCACACATGACGACGCGCGCGACGGCCGGCGGTGGCGGTAGACGGTATGCCCGTTGGGGCATACGCCAATCCACGGCGCGAGCTCCGTCGCCGTCTCGAGGCTGTGGGTCGTGCCGCCCACGTATCCGAGCTCGCGCGAGATGCGCTTCCACTTCGCGGAATGACCGGCAGCCGGACCAGCCAGCGCGTGCGCGACCTCGTGCAGCAGCGTCTGGTGGATGTCGTCGTCGGAGAACCGCGCGGCGAGATAGCGCGAGACCGAGATCCGCTTCCGCGTGAAGTCGCACAGCCCGGCGCGTCGCTTGGCGTTGTCGAACGCGAACGTCCACGACGGATCGAGGTGCATGCGGATGAGCGCGTTCGCCCACACAGTCACACGATCCAGATCAGCCACGGCTCCAGGCTACGGCGATCCTCCGACACGAATCCTCGCGCCACGCTCGTCGGCCAGTAGCGGCGCGACTCGCACGGCACCGCGCGCTCGACCACGGCGCGTCCCACTCGGCCACGGCCGCACCCCCGATCGACCTCGGCATCTCCTGCTCGGCCACGCCCGCATCCCCGATCGACCGCGGCACGGCCAGCTCGACCGCGGCAGCACCCCCGATCGACCGCGGCACGGCCAGCTCGACCGCGCCAACAGCCCGAGAACCGCCCCGAGAACGACCCCCCGCTCAGGCGATCGCGGAGCGGCGGCGCTCGGCCGCCTCGATGAAGCTCATCGCCTGCTCGAGCTGCGTGTCATCGGCGCCGAGCTCCTGACGCATGAAGAGCTCGCGTTTGAAGTCCGCGCGCGCCCCGTTGTAGTCGCCCGCGTCGTATCGGGTCTTGCCGCGGTGCGAGTAGGCGAGCGCCGCGATCCGCGGCCACCCCTGCCCCTCGGCCTCTTCGATGCACGTCGTCAGCTCGGTCTCGGCGCTCGTGTACGCGCCGCGCAGCTGGTTCACCGACGCGTGCAGGATTCTCGCGTGCAGCAGATCCTTGCGGGTGCCCGACATGCGCGCGAGGCGCACGGTGTGCTCGGAGATGTCGAGGGCCTCGGCCATCTCACCGAGCACCTTCAGCAGCCAGACCTGCTCGAGCTGCGCGGGAAAGCTGCGCTGACTGCGCACCTCGGCCAGGCGCTCGTACGCCTCGGTCCGATCGACGATCTCCTGGAGGGTCTCCGTGTCGTAACCCCGAATCAAGCCCACGCCGAATCCCTTCTCCCGCTTCTTGCGATGCAGACTTCCATCCTGCCTGGTCACGGCCTGATAACAGCCTCGGCGCGCGGAGGATCACCGTTCGAACAGCGACAGCGAGGGTTTCGGAGAGGCGGTGGCGTCGGCATCGGTCGCGGGGAGGGCGCCGGCGACGAAGCGGTCCACTTCGGCTCCCTCGGCCACCTTCGCCGGGTGCGGGCCGGCCGCCATCAGCCGCGGCAGCCAATCGGTCGGCAGCGGATCCGCCGAGGCGGCGAACACGAGATTGCCGAAGCGGCGCCCCTTGAGTACCTGCACCTCCGCGAGGATCGCGAGGTGCGGCAGAGCCTCCCGGATCGTCGCGGCCTGCCGGCGCGCGAAGGCGAGCCCGGATCCGTCGGCGACATTGACGAGCAGGATCCCATGCGGCGCGAGCAGCGTGGCTGCCTCGGTGTAGAACTCGACGGTCGTGAGGTGAGCGGGTGTCTGCGCGCCCGAATACACGTCGCTCACGACGAGATCGGCGGATCCGACGAGCGCGGGAGGCATGCGCGACAGGCCGGCACGCGCATCGCCGAAGCGCACCCGGATCCGTGCGTCGCGCGGCAGCGGCAGGTGCTCGCGCACGAGATCGACGAGCGGCTGGTGCA
This genomic interval carries:
- a CDS encoding response regulator, which produces MIGVALVDDQSLFRAGIRMLVDSQPDMRIIGEAGDGRAGITLVDQERPDIVLMDIRMPVMDGIEATREILTRPDPPRIIMLTTFDLDEAAARAIRGGASGFLLKDADPEFLLAAIRGVHTGSSVIAAAETRELFAHYADRKPVPEVFARLTEREREIFGLAARGLNNAEIAAREFLSEATVKTHISRILTKLALRDRVQLVVFAHDHGLTG
- a CDS encoding ABC transporter permease; amino-acid sequence: MSAVAFEAPDRAGVLDAPARGASLTFLRERGMGASVLVTALSSGFGVALLALATYVGFLAQEYMGYGGTVGVMVTVLTVLFIVIAMYVAAIVTANTFATIVAGRTRQIALMRLIGSTARDERRKVANQGLVVGVIGSVIGLVVGVAVAYAGPAIAESVLSAPAYEDPVTLWMLLPIPAVILTTWVAAWGGSRRVLSVTPNEALGGAVARTHADQAGRRGRNGAAMTLGILGILLLTAGLVLGLYTPLAVLIAFVGGLLSFTALVMASAAIMPPILRLVGRAFGGSATARMAAQNALRYPERSSRMSIGVVVGVTLVVMLAVAAETFERILLVGVPPDEAEATGISGFIDMLSGVMMGLVGFAGVIAAVGLVNLLTIGVVQRRAELGLLRALGLSIGQIRRMVLLEAVHITLSSTLLGLALGVAYGWIGAQSTTGSVPEGGLLIAPAIPWIPVAIVVAAVAVLTIVASVAPTRLATRISPVEALAVE
- a CDS encoding LysR family transcriptional regulator, with amino-acid sequence MSAPWSSHRLLLLRELQLRGTITAVAAALSYAPSTVSQQLAQLESEVGVPLLQADGRRVRLTAQGETVAAHAAEVLALEERARAELDVDNPMPAPVRIAALQTSARALLPRTLEILETTHPGMRVEIAVVPPEEGLFEVAARGFDLVIAEQYPGHTREHVAGLDRVALGSDPIRLAVGHSSAVTSLAEAANEAWVMEPRGTAVHAWSVQQCRAIGFEPDVRYSAADLLAQLRMISAGRAVGLLPEQLLAGDESPVRLIDLPDAPTREIFTSAREASAGSRGVVAVRAALQRAFHDAGRSS
- a CDS encoding bifunctional proline dehydrogenase/L-glutamate gamma-semialdehyde dehydrogenase → MTIEQGGSTQFSAPDVTARLDRALADEAIAQVRTWLIEARAEKVDSAAKNLAGVLSDPKGLDFAVGFVDGVVQPEDLHVAARNFQRVSRDVPRFLPAPLRGLVRLGGAVAPMFPPIVVPIARKVLREMVRHLIVDASEKGLGPALKKIGGEGTRLNINLLGEAILGQREADKRVADTIRLIERDDVEYVSIKVSSTVVPHSLWAHDQAVAEAVEALAPVFRAAVANDTFVNLDMEEYKDLDVTLDVFQQILDRDEFQRSRAGIVLQAYLPDCLAAMIRLQEWAATRVANGGSAVKVRVVKGANLPMEQVEAETHGWPLATWQSKQHTDAGYKQVLDYALTPERIANVHVGVAGHNLFDVALAKLLAERRGIQIAPGSGVEFEMLLGMATQQAAVVRRDVGELLLYTPVVHPSEFDVAIAYLVRRLEEGASSDNFMSAVFDIDSDERLFQRERERFLTSVDMMPTEVPEPNRVMDRREPQPDGPRGEFRNTPDTDPAVDANRDWAADIRARMQESDLGNATIEEATLSSPEALDETIAGAFAAADEWRARPLAERVEILHRAGDELQRRRGDLLEVMGSECGKVVEQGDPEVSEAIDFAHFYARSAEKLAEVDGAEYVPAKVTAVIPPWNFPAAIPAGGALAGLASGSAVIFKPARQAARTGAVIAEALWAAGVPREVLRLVRLDGRDLGEQLLADERVDQAILTGAYETAELFRSFRQDLPLYAETSGKNAIIVTPSADFDLAAKDIAYSAFGHAGQKCSAASLVVLVGSVSKSERFRRQLLDAVDGYEVGYPWAEGARIGPVIAPAEGKLLRGLTKLEPGQKWVIEPQQLDDSGALWSPGIRENVERGSEFHLTEYFGPITGIMTAETLEEAVSIVNDIEYGLTSGLHSLDVDEIQQWLGSVQAGNAYINRVITGAIVERQPFGGWKKSAVGPGTKAGGPSYLFGLGTWTDAPQTSSRRDARGHADAASRRAVKALPEGDPAWLERALASDIRAFADEYGVARDVQGLELEQNVLRYVPTPVTIRYEGSRVEELVRVVAAGVRIGAPIDVSSALPVAQEVRDYLADVGVAFRVEEGAAWATRAAAFAKSGARIRLVGGSSEPIFLATEGEPNVAVYDGEVTGSGRVEMLPFVREQAVSITAHRFGNPRRYEVPVVAGGAGSLVAH
- a CDS encoding ABC transporter ATP-binding protein, whose protein sequence is MENTEGLAARVIDLTKSFGSGSGAVTALDAVNVGIRRGEFTAIMGPSGSGKSTLMHIMAGLDDPTQGRAWIGDTEITGLGDRELTLLRRRKAGFVFQSFNLVPTLDVKANILLPFDLDGRRPTAAEQHLVQDLVYDLGLGDRLTHRPHQLSGGQQQRVAIVRALATAPDVVFADEPTGNLDSRTGREVLRILRRASEGGQSIVMVTHDPIAASYADRVLFLGDGRVVADKPRQSAEQISEHMLRSEMAAVA